The genomic segment TCGATGCAGCCGAAGGCGTGCGCCTCCGCGCGCGGAACCCGGATCCCGGCCACGGTGGCACCGGCGCCGCTCTCGATGTGGAACTTGACCATCTGCTCCGGGTCCATCCGGTACACGTGGTCGGCGCCGAAAACCACGATGTAGTCAGGGTCCTCGTCGTAGATGAGGTTCAGCGACTGGTAGATCGCATCAGCGGAACCGGTGTACCAGCGCGGCCCGAGCCGTTGCTGAGCGGGAACCGGCGTGATGTACTCGCCCGCCAAACCGGACAGCCGCCAGTTCTGCGAGATGTGCCGGTCGAGTGAATGCGACTTGTACTGGGTGAGCACACAGATGCGGAGATAACGCGCATTGACCAGATTCGACAGCACGAAATCGATGAGTCGGTACGCGCCGCCGAAGGGAACCGCCGGCTTGGCCCGGTCTGCGGTCAGCGGATACAGCCGTTTGCCCTCTCCGCCGGCCAGGACGATGCCCAGCACATGTGGCAATTCCCTCATCCTGCAAACCTATCGGCACACGCAACCGACGGCTAGACCAACACCTCGATTGCAGTTCGGGTGTGTCGCGTCCGAACCGACTTGGGGTCGCGCGCAAGCACGTTGACCCGCAAGGTCGGGGCGAGCGAAGCGACGGGAAATGAGGATGCGCGGCGCAGCGCGGGCTACTACCGTCGGCCGTATGCGGGTGGCGATGATGACTCGGGAGTATCCACCCGAGGTTTACGGCGGGGCGGGCGTACACGTGACAGAACTCGTCGCACAGTTGCGGCGCCTCTGCGAAGTCGACGTGCACTGCATGGGAGCCCCGCGCCCGGGAGTCTTCGTCCACCAGCCCGACCCCGCACTCAAGGGCGCCAACCCGGCGCTGTCGACGTTGTCGGCGGATCTGGTGATGGCCAACGCGGCCGCCGAGGCGACAGTGGTGCATTCGCACACCTGGTACACCGGGATGGCCGGTCACCTCGCGGCGCTGCTGTACGGGGTCCCGCACGTGCTCACCGCGCACTCCCTCGAACCGCTGCGGCCGTGGAAGGCCGAACAGCTCGGTGGCGGCTACCGGGTGTCGCTGTGGGTCGAGCGCACCGCGGTCGAAGCGGCCGACGCGGTGATCGCGGTCAGCTCCGGTATGCGCGAGGACGTCTTGAGCGTTTATCCGGCGTTGGACCCCAACCGCGTTCACGTCGTGAAGAACGGTATCGACACCGATGTCTGGTATCCGGCGCCGCCGGAGCGAGGCGAGTCGGTGCTCGCCGAACTCGGCGTCGACCCGTCGCGGCCGATGGTGGCGTTCGTCGGCCGGATCACCCGGCAGAAAGGCGTCCCGCACCTGATCGCCGCGGCACACCGGTTCGATCCGGAGATTCAGGTGGTGCTGTGCGCGGGCGCCCCCGACACCCCGGAGATCGCGGCTGAGGTGAGCTCGGCGGTGCAGGAGCTGGCCGCCAAGCGAAGCGGCGTGTTCTGGGTGCAGGAGTTCCTACCGATCGGCAAGATCCGCGAAATACTCTCGGCGGCAACGGCTTTCGTGTGCCCATCGGTGTACGAACCGCTGGGGATCGTGAATCTGGAGGCGATGGCCTGCGGGACGGCCGTGGTGGCCTCCGACGTGGGCGGCATACCCGAGGTGGTCGACGACGGGGTGACGGGCACGTTGGTGCACTACGAGTCGAGCGATCCGGTGGGATTCGAGACCGGACTGGCCGAAGCCGTCAATGCACTGGTGGGCGATCCTGAGAAGGCGCGCCGCTTCGGGACGGCCGGACGGCAACGCTGTATCGACGAGTTCTCCTGGGCACACATCGCCGAGCAGACGCTGGAGATTTACCGCAAGGTGTCGGCGTAGGCCGACCGGCAGAGAAGAAACCCCGCGGGTCGACGCGGGGTTTCGAAGGTGGATCAGTTAGCTGGTGACGTTCTTGAGTTCGTCACCGAGGGCGGCCGCCTCGTCGGGGGTCAACTCGACGACCAGCCGTCCACCGCCTTCCAGCGGTACTCGCATCACGATGCCGCGCCCCTCCTTGGTTGCTTCCAGCGGACCGTCACCGGTCCGGGGCTTCATCGCCGCCATCGAGTGCTCCCTCCAGATTCGAGCCGGCCCGTGTCCACGGACCCGGTCCAACGCCGGGCACTTGGCTGGTGCGTCCGGCACTGAACTGCTTGTTTTCGATTCTATTGTTCCTTATCGGCGAGCATGGGTGTGAAAGGCCCGATTGAGGGGTCGGATTTGGCCCTCAGGCGGCGGTGGCCCGCGGCACCCAGCACGAGGCCAGGTGATCGTCGACCATCCCGGTGGCCTGCATCAGGGCGTAGGCCGTGGTGGGGCCGACGAAGCGAAACCCGCGCTTCTTCAGGTCCTTGGCCATCGCCTGCGATTCCGGGGTGATCGCCGGCACGTCGGCCAGGGATTTGGGGCGTGGGCGCGGCGGCGGGGCGTAGGACCACAGCAGGTCCGACAGGTCGACGTCGAGGTCGGCGACGGCCCGGGCGTTGGCGATGGTGGCCGCGATCTTGGCGCGGTTGCGCACGATGCCCTCGTCGGCCATTAGCCGGGCGATATCGCGCTCGGTGAAGCGGGCGACCTTCTCGATGTCGAACCCCTTGAAGGCTTTCCGGAAGTTGTCGCGCTTGCGCAGGATGATCAGCCAGGACAGGCCGCTTTGGAAGGCCTCGAGGCTCATTCGCTCGAATAGCGGCACCTGCCCGCGCAGGACCCGGCCCCACTCGTCGTCGTGGTAGTCGCGGTACAGCAGGGGGTGCGCCCCGGAAACAGGCTGAGCCCAGCCGCAGCGGGTGCGGCCGTCGTCGGGGGCCAGTTCGGTCACACCGGCTCCTCGTCCGCGCCGGAGGCGGCGTGGTGGGTGGCCACCGGCTCGTCGAGGCCCGCGGCCGCACGCACCGCGGACAGCTCGCCGCGCAGCTGGTCCAGCTCGGCGCCGAGGCGGTCGAGCACCCAGTCCACCTCGCTGGTCTTGTAACCGCGCAACACCTGGGTGAACTTGACGGCCTCGACGTCCTCGCCGGTGACTCCGGAGGCGGGCAGCACGGTGGCCGTCGTCGCCCGCGGCAGCGGCGGCAGGTCCTCGCCCCGCCCGAACACCAGGCTGGCCACACCGAACAGGACGATGCCGATCAGAATCAGCACCACCAGGTACAGCAGGATCAACGTCACGTCACCGATATTGCCTTAACCGGCTGACAACGGCGGCGCGGCGGTGCGAACTCAGCGCAGGGTGTTCATCGGCGGGCGGTCGGCCAGCGACACCGAGGTGGTCCGTGGCAGATACCCGTCGAGCCCGTCGGGCAGGAACTGGGTCAGCCCGATCCCGGAGTCGGTGATGCCGCAGCGCGACAACAGGGTGGCGATCACCTGGCGGCTCATCGCACCCAACTCGATCAGCGGGCGGTTGCGGTGCGCCCGCTTACCCAGGTTGACCTGAGCGATCGCGCCCAGACCGAGCTTGTCGTAGGTGTCGACCAGCAGGCCGATCTCCACGCCGTAACCCGGCGCGAACGGAACCGACGTCAGCAACTCTCGGGTGCCGGCATACTCGCCGCCCAGCGGCTGCAGCACGCACCCCAGCTCAGGGCGCAGCGCGGCCAGCAGCGGGCGGGCGACCAGCTCGGTGACCCGGCCACCGCCGTTGGCATCCTCGCCCTTACCGACCTTCAGCGGCCGCCGGTAGAACCCCTTGACCAGGTGGATTCCGTCGCCGGTGAGCAGCGGGCCGACCAGTCGCGGCACGAACATCGGGTCGGGGTCGATCAGGTCGGAGTCGACGAACACGATGATGTCGCCGGTGGTGGCGGCCAGTGAGCGCCACAGCACCTCGCCCTTGCCGGGTTGCGGCTCGACCTCGGGCACCGCCTGTTCGCGGGTGACCACCCGGGCGCCGGCGGCGATGGCCTCGATCTCGGTGTCGTCGGTCGAGCCGGAATCGAGCACGATCAGCTCGTCGACCAGAGTTCCGAGCAGCGGGCGGACGCTGTCCACCACCGAGCCGACGGTCTCCTCCTCGTTGAGCGCGGGCAAAACGACGGAGATGGTGCGGCCGCGCTTGGCGGCCACGAGTTCGTCGACGGTCCAGGTCGGCCGGCTCCAGCTGTGGTCGGACAGCCAGGTGTCACCGGGAAGTGTGTCGTTGGCAAAGAGTTCGGTCATGCCAGGCCCCTCACCGTCCGCGCCGGCGGACGTTCCCCACGGATCGACGCGACCATTTCCAGTACGCGCCGAGTGGGTCCCACCTCATGCACCCGGAACATCCGGGCGCCGTCGGCGGCGGCCAAAGCCGTTGCTGCCAGCGTGCCCTCGAGGCGTTCGGTGAGCTCCACACCCAAAGTCTCCCCGACAAAATCTTTGTTGCTCAGTGCCATCAGGACCGGCCATCCGGTCTTAACAAGATCTTTTACGTGGCGCAACAAAGTAAGACCGTGATGAGTATTTTTGCCGAAATCGTGGGTCGGGTCGATGAGGATCGCGTCCCTGGCCACCCCGAGGGCGACCGCGCGTTCGGCGGCGGAGGTGACCTCGGCGATGACGTCGTCGACCACCCCGGTCTCGGTGATGCCGTAGTTGACCCGAAACGGGCGGGTGCGCGGTGTCGCACCTCCGGTGTGCGAGCACACCAGGCCGGCCCCGAATTCGGCGGCGACCTCCGGGAGGGCTGGGTCGGCGCCGGCCCAGGTGTCGTTGATCAGGTCCGCTCCGGCTGCGCAGGCTTGCTTGGCCACCGACGATCGCCAGGTGTCGACGCTGATCAGCTGGTCGGGGTACTCGCTGCGCAGCCATTCGATGAACGGCACCACGCGGGCCGTTTCCTCGTCGGCGTCGACCGTGGTTCCCGGGCCTGCCTTGACTCCCCCGACGTCGACGACATCGGCCCCCTCGGCGACGACGCGATGCGCGGCGTCCTTGGCGGCCTGGTCGGTGAAGGTCGCGCCGCGGTCGTAGAACGAGTCGGGCGTGCGGTTGACGATCGCCATGATCAGCGCGCGATCACCGGCCACCGGCCGTCCGCAGAACGTCGACTTCACCCCACCATGGTGCCTGGTGGCGCCGAGATCGACGAAATGCAGGCGTTTACTCGCAGTTCTTCTGCAAGACGTCGGTTTGGGCGAACCGGGGTCAGCCCTTGGGCCGGGAGCCGGACGCCACTTCCTTGGGGTAGTCGTCGTAGAACTCGACGTACCCCTCATCGCGGCCCTTCAGCACGTACAGCGGGTCCTCGACCTTCTCGTCGTCGGCGCCGTAGCCCTGCTTGCGCAGATCGACTTTGCGGCTCTTGAACGTCGAGGTTGTCTCCAACGATTCGACGATCCGGATGAACAGCGGCACGGCGTAGCTGGGCAGGTTGCTGTAGAGGGTCTCGGCCAGCGCCTTGCCGTCGAATTCCACACCGTCGCGCAGCTTGACCGCCGCCATGCCGGCCCGCCCGCCCGTGTCGGGCACCTCGACGCCGAACACCGTGGCTTCCTCGATGTTCTTGTCCTGGCCCAGCGCCGCTTCGACCTGGGTGGTGGCGACGTTCTCGCCTTTCCACCGGAAGGTGTCGCCGAGCCGGTCGGCGAAGGCTGCGTGCCGCATGCCCTGCGGGCTCATCACATCGCCGGTGTTGAACCACACGTCGCCCTCTTTGAACGCGTTGCGCACCAACTTCTTCTCGCTGGCTTCCTTGTCGGTGTAGCCGTCGAAGGGCGAGAGCTTGTTCACCGGGCTGATCAGCAGCCCGGGCTGGCCGGGTGGCACCTTGCGGACGCGGCCGTTCTCGTCGCGCGCCGGCTCGCCGGTCTCGGCGTCGTACTCCACGTAGGCCAGCGGCGTCGGGCTGATGCCGGTGGTCTTGGGGATGTTGAAGATGTTGATGAACGCGGTGTTGCCTTCGCTGGCGGCGTAGAACTCGGCGACCCGGCCGATGTTGAACCGCTTGGTGAACTCCTCCCAGATCTCCGGGCGAAGACCGTTGCCGGCGATGACCCGGATCTTGTGGGCGCGGTCGGTGTCCTTGGGCGGCTGGTTGAGCAGATACCGGCAGACCTCGCCGATGTAGATGAACGCAGTGGCTTCCATCTGGATGACGTCATCCCAGAATCGCGACGCCGAGAACGACTTGCCCAGTGCCAGGGTGCCGCCCGCGTTGATCACCGACGACACCGCGACCGTGAGCGCGTTGTTGTGGTAGAGCGGCAGCGGGCAGTACAGGGTGTCGTTGCTGTTGAGCCGCAGACCCAATCCGCCGAACGCGGCCAGTGCACGCAGCCACCGATGATGGGTCATCACACTGGCTTTCGGGTGCCCGGTGGTGCCCGAGGTGAAGATGTAGAACGCGGTGTCCTTGGCCTGAACCTGCGATGCCGACGCCGGGTTGTCGGTCGGCTTGCCCTTCGCCTGCTCCTCGAAGTCCTCGATCGTCATCAGATCGGCGACCTCTGCGCCGCTCTCCTTGATCGGGTCGATCAGATCCGACTCGGCGATGACGACGGTGGCGTCGAGCAGACCGATGCTGTGCGACAACACATCTCCGCGCTGGTGATAGTTCAGCATGCCGGCGACCGCACCGCATTTGACCGCGGCGAGCATCATCAGCACGGCGTTGGGCGAGTTGCGCAGCATGATGCCGACGACGTCGCCGCGGCCAACTCCCTTGTCGGCCAACACCGCCGCGAAGCGGTTGGCCGCCTCGTTGGCTTCCCGGTAGGTGAGCTTGTCGTCGCCCATCCGGATGAACACCTTGTCGCCGTACTTCGCGGCGCGCTCCTGGAACACCTTGCCGATCGAGGTCTTCGTCGTCGGCAGCGCCAGCAGGCCGGTCAGCGCACCACGCAGGATCACCGGCGCGTCCATCACCACCGACGGCAGCCGGGTGGCCAAGTCCAATAACCCGACCGAGTGCTTCGCCGAGTCCTTCGAACCGGATTCACCGGAATCGTTACCGGCCATCGCTGCCACCTCCCGTATCTCGCCCGTCCCGCGGGTCAGCGTAACCCTGGTCACGTCCCGGGCGTGCAGGCGTCGAGAGCCGCTTCGACATCGTCGACGACCACCAGCCGGTCCAGTGCGGCCCGCGCGACGAAGCCGGTCTCGACCAGAGACTCCAGCCAGGTGCGCAGGCCGTCATAGTGGCCGGCGGGATCGAGCAGCACCACCGGCTTTGCATGCATACCCAGGTACCCAGCTGTCCACGTTTCGAAAAGTTCCTCCAGCGTGCCGATCCCACCGGGTAATGCCACGAACGCGTCGCTGCGGTCTTCCATGACTTGTTTGCGCTGACGCATGGTGTCGGTGACGATCAGCTCGTCGGCGTCGACGTCGGCCAGTTCGCGGTGCACCAGCGCCTTGGGGATGACTCCGACCGTCCGGCCGCCGTGCGACCGCGCGCCCTCGGCCACCGATCCCATCGCCGAGACGTTGCCGCCGCCGGAGACCAGCGTCCAGCCGCGATCGGCGATCGCCTCCCCGACCCGGCGGGCGAGGTCAAGCAGCTCGGGGTGGCGCGGTCCGGATGCGCAGTAGACGCACACCGCCCACTCGTCGTCGCGGTTCTCGGGTTCCACACCGGCAAACCTAACGCAGCCGATTTACCGCTATTGCCGTGCCGGTGCGGCCCGGCAAATAAAGTCCGGCTATGCCCAATCGGTGGCCTGTCGTGCCGCGCCAGTCCTGTGACGATGCGCTCGGCCTACTCGGAAAGCATCGCGGCCTCGCGCTGGTGGGCGCCGACGGGACCGGCAAGACGACGCTGGCCGATCAGATCGCCGAGCGTCTCGGCGAGAAGAATCCGGTTCGGGTGAAAGCCACCGCGACGCAGGCGGGCGTACCCTTTGGCGCGTTCGGCCCGCTGGTCGAAGTCCACGAGGTGGGCAAACCGGCGGCACTGATCCACTCGGCGCTGGAATCGCTATTGGCCCAAGCTCAAAGCACGCTGATCCTCGTCGACGACGCCCAACTGCTCGACCCGCTGTCGGCCAGTCTGGTCTACCAACTGGCGCGGCACGGTTCGGCGCGGCTGATCGTGACGGTGCGGGCGGGTGCGACGTTGCCGTCGGCGGTGACCGCGCTGTGGGAGGACGGCCTGCTGGCCAAGCTCGACGTCGGCCCGCTCGATGAGGACGAAACCCGTTCTGTGCTAGCCGAATTGGGTGAGTCTCTGGATGACGAGTACCGCCGCACCGGTGGAAATCCCTTGGAGTTGCGGTTGCACCTGCAGACCCAGTCGGCGGCCACGTCGCTGGAGCCACTGGTCGACGCGTACCTCGCGGAGCTGTCGCCGGCGGCGCGCACGGTGCTCGGCTACCTGGCCGTGCATCAGCCGCTCTCCCGCGATGACCTGATCGCACTGACCTCCAAAGAAGCGGTCGAGCAGGCTGAAAATGCCGGGGCCGCCGCGGTATTCGACTCCGCGGTGTACGCCGGACATCCGCTGTTCGCCGAGCGCGTGGCCCACGATGCCGACCCGGCCGACACCAGGCGGTTGCGCACCGAAATCCTGGCTCAACTCACCACCCAGCCGCATCGCCACCTCGGCGACCGGTTGGGCCGCGCGGTACTGGCCCTCGACAGCGACTCCCCCGAGTCCGTTGACGATGTGGTGGCCGCGGCGCAACAAGCATTGCGGCTCGGCGATCTGACCTTGAGTGAACGCCTCGCCGGTGCGGCGCTGCAGCGCAGTGAACGCTTCGACGCCCGGCTGGCGCTGAGCTACGCGCTGGCCTGGCAGGGCCGCGGCCGGGAGGCGGATTCGGTGCTGGCCGAGGTGGATGCGGCCGCGTTGTCGGAGGACGAAGTGATGGCGTGGGCGCTGCCGCGGGCGGCGAACCAGTTCTGGATGCTGTCCGAGCCCGAGCGCGCGACCGCGTTCCTGCAGAACACCCGCAAACGGATCAGCACGACAGCTGCCCGGCTCACCCTGGATGCGTTGAGCGCGACGTTCGCGATGAACGCCGGCAACGTGGCCCGCGCCCTCGAGATCGCGGGCGAGGTGCTGGCCGATCCGGAAGCCGAGGACATGGCGGTCGCGTGGGCGGCCAGCGCGTCGGCGCTGTGCTCGGCGCGGATGGGCCGATTCGATCAGGTGGATGCACTGGTGCAGCGGGCGCTGGACGCCGAGCATCCCGGGCTGCTGCGGTTCACCGTCGGCCTGGCGCAGACGACCACACTGTTGATGACCGGGCAGCCCGACGCGGCACTGGAGGCCGCGGGTGCGTTCACCGACTTCGCCGAGCTGGCCCAGCCGGGCCGCGCGATCGGCGAGGTTCTGCTGGCGCAGGTGCTGATCGCACAAAAGGATCCGTCGGCGGCAGCGCAGGTCCTGGGCCCTGCCGCGGCGACGCTGGAGCGGACCGGCTATTCGTGGGGTCCACTGTCGCTGATGTATCTGACCACCGCGCTGGCCCAGCAGGGCGAGATTGCCGAGTCGGCCAAGGCGCTGAGCCGCGCCGACGCCCGGCACGGCACCAAGTCGGCGTTGTTCGCCCCCGAACTCGGGGTGGCGCGGGCGTGGCGGCTGGCCACCGTGGGCGAAGGCACCCACGCGGCGATCGACGCGGCCCGCGAAGCCGCCCGCGGGGCGGAGCGCAGCGGTCAGCTGGGGGTCGCGGTGTGGGCGTGGAACGAGGCCGCCCGGCTCGGCGATCCGCAGGCCGCCGCTGCGATCGCGAAGCTGGGCGAGACGGTGGACTGCGCGTTCACCCGGTGAGGTAGCGGCGCAACGTCTCGGTGACGGCGGTGATTTGGGCGAGTGCCACCCGTTCGTCGCGCTTGTGCGCGAGGTTCGGGTCACCGGGGCCGTAGTTCACCGCGGGGATGCCCAGCGCGGCGAACCGCGCGACGTCGGTCCAGCCGTACTTGGCGCGCACCATCCCGTCGGCGGCTTGTACCAGCGCGGCCGCGGCGGGGTGACTCAGCCCGGGCAGCGCGCCGGCGGCCACATCGGTCTGCTCGAGGCGCACGTCGAGTCCGTCGAACACCTCGCGCACATGGGCCAGCGCCTGTTCCGGAGAGCGGTCGGGCGCGAACCGGAAGTTGACGGTCGCCTCGGCGGTGTCGGGGATGACGTTGCCCGCCACACCGCCGGAGATCTTCACCGCCGACAGGCCTTCGCGGTAGATGCAGCCATCGATGTCGACGATCCGAGCGTCGTAGGCCGAGAGCCGGTCGAGGACTGCACCGAGTTTGTGAATAGCGTTGTCGCCCAACCAGGATCGCGCCGAGTGCGCACGGACGCCGTCGGCGGAGATGACCACCCTCAGTGTGCCCTGGCAGCCGGCCTCGATGTACCCGCCTGACGGTTCGCCCAGGATCGCGACGTCGGCCTGCAGCCAATCCGGAAGCTCGCGCTCGATGCGGCCCAGGCCGTTGGCGGACGCTTCGATCTCTTCGCAGTCGTACATGATCAGCGTGATGTCGTGGGACGGTTCGGCGATGGTGGCGGCCAGGTGCAGGAACACCGCGTCACCGGACTTCATGTCCGATGTGCCGCAGCCGAAGAGGTGGTCGCTATCGAACCGGGACGGCACATTGTCGGCGATCGGGACGGTGTCGAGGTGACCGGCCAGCACCACGCGCGACGGCCGCCCGAAGGTCGTCCGGGCCAGCACCGCGTTGCCGCTGCGGATGACCTCGTAGCCGCTCGTCTGTTCCCGCAGCGCGGACTCCACCGCGTCGGCGATCCTTGCCTCGTCGCGCGACACGCTCGGGATGTCGACGAGCGCGGCGGTCAGCGCGATCGG from the Mycolicibacterium crocinum genome contains:
- the glgA gene encoding glycogen synthase, producing the protein MRVAMMTREYPPEVYGGAGVHVTELVAQLRRLCEVDVHCMGAPRPGVFVHQPDPALKGANPALSTLSADLVMANAAAEATVVHSHTWYTGMAGHLAALLYGVPHVLTAHSLEPLRPWKAEQLGGGYRVSLWVERTAVEAADAVIAVSSGMREDVLSVYPALDPNRVHVVKNGIDTDVWYPAPPERGESVLAELGVDPSRPMVAFVGRITRQKGVPHLIAAAHRFDPEIQVVLCAGAPDTPEIAAEVSSAVQELAAKRSGVFWVQEFLPIGKIREILSAATAFVCPSVYEPLGIVNLEAMACGTAVVASDVGGIPEVVDDGVTGTLVHYESSDPVGFETGLAEAVNALVGDPEKARRFGTAGRQRCIDEFSWAHIAEQTLEIYRKVSA
- a CDS encoding DUF3117 domain-containing protein, whose amino-acid sequence is MAAMKPRTGDGPLEATKEGRGIVMRVPLEGGGRLVVELTPDEAAALGDELKNVTS
- a CDS encoding DNA-3-methyladenine glycosylase I, which translates into the protein MAPDDGRTRCGWAQPVSGAHPLLYRDYHDDEWGRVLRGQVPLFERMSLEAFQSGLSWLIILRKRDNFRKAFKGFDIEKVARFTERDIARLMADEGIVRNRAKIAATIANARAVADLDVDLSDLLWSYAPPPRPRPKSLADVPAITPESQAMAKDLKKRGFRFVGPTTAYALMQATGMVDDHLASCWVPRATAA
- a CDS encoding DivIVA domain-containing protein, with product MTLILLYLVVLILIGIVLFGVASLVFGRGEDLPPLPRATTATVLPASGVTGEDVEAVKFTQVLRGYKTSEVDWVLDRLGAELDQLRGELSAVRAAAGLDEPVATHHAASGADEEPV
- a CDS encoding glucosyl-3-phosphoglycerate synthase, giving the protein MTELFANDTLPGDTWLSDHSWSRPTWTVDELVAAKRGRTISVVLPALNEEETVGSVVDSVRPLLGTLVDELIVLDSGSTDDTEIEAIAAGARVVTREQAVPEVEPQPGKGEVLWRSLAATTGDIIVFVDSDLIDPDPMFVPRLVGPLLTGDGIHLVKGFYRRPLKVGKGEDANGGGRVTELVARPLLAALRPELGCVLQPLGGEYAGTRELLTSVPFAPGYGVEIGLLVDTYDKLGLGAIAQVNLGKRAHRNRPLIELGAMSRQVIATLLSRCGITDSGIGLTQFLPDGLDGYLPRTTSVSLADRPPMNTLR
- the folP gene encoding dihydropteroate synthase, yielding MKSTFCGRPVAGDRALIMAIVNRTPDSFYDRGATFTDQAAKDAAHRVVAEGADVVDVGGVKAGPGTTVDADEETARVVPFIEWLRSEYPDQLISVDTWRSSVAKQACAAGADLINDTWAGADPALPEVAAEFGAGLVCSHTGGATPRTRPFRVNYGITETGVVDDVIAEVTSAAERAVALGVARDAILIDPTHDFGKNTHHGLTLLRHVKDLVKTGWPVLMALSNKDFVGETLGVELTERLEGTLAATALAAADGARMFRVHEVGPTRRVLEMVASIRGERPPARTVRGLA
- the fadD6 gene encoding long-chain-acyl-CoA synthetase FadD6; this encodes MAGNDSGESGSKDSAKHSVGLLDLATRLPSVVMDAPVILRGALTGLLALPTTKTSIGKVFQERAAKYGDKVFIRMGDDKLTYREANEAANRFAAVLADKGVGRGDVVGIMLRNSPNAVLMMLAAVKCGAVAGMLNYHQRGDVLSHSIGLLDATVVIAESDLIDPIKESGAEVADLMTIEDFEEQAKGKPTDNPASASQVQAKDTAFYIFTSGTTGHPKASVMTHHRWLRALAAFGGLGLRLNSNDTLYCPLPLYHNNALTVAVSSVINAGGTLALGKSFSASRFWDDVIQMEATAFIYIGEVCRYLLNQPPKDTDRAHKIRVIAGNGLRPEIWEEFTKRFNIGRVAEFYAASEGNTAFINIFNIPKTTGISPTPLAYVEYDAETGEPARDENGRVRKVPPGQPGLLISPVNKLSPFDGYTDKEASEKKLVRNAFKEGDVWFNTGDVMSPQGMRHAAFADRLGDTFRWKGENVATTQVEAALGQDKNIEEATVFGVEVPDTGGRAGMAAVKLRDGVEFDGKALAETLYSNLPSYAVPLFIRIVESLETTSTFKSRKVDLRKQGYGADDEKVEDPLYVLKGRDEGYVEFYDDYPKEVASGSRPKG
- a CDS encoding TIGR00730 family Rossman fold protein; this translates as MEPENRDDEWAVCVYCASGPRHPELLDLARRVGEAIADRGWTLVSGGGNVSAMGSVAEGARSHGGRTVGVIPKALVHRELADVDADELIVTDTMRQRKQVMEDRSDAFVALPGGIGTLEELFETWTAGYLGMHAKPVVLLDPAGHYDGLRTWLESLVETGFVARAALDRLVVVDDVEAALDACTPGT
- a CDS encoding ATP-binding protein, whose product is MPNRWPVVPRQSCDDALGLLGKHRGLALVGADGTGKTTLADQIAERLGEKNPVRVKATATQAGVPFGAFGPLVEVHEVGKPAALIHSALESLLAQAQSTLILVDDAQLLDPLSASLVYQLARHGSARLIVTVRAGATLPSAVTALWEDGLLAKLDVGPLDEDETRSVLAELGESLDDEYRRTGGNPLELRLHLQTQSAATSLEPLVDAYLAELSPAARTVLGYLAVHQPLSRDDLIALTSKEAVEQAENAGAAAVFDSAVYAGHPLFAERVAHDADPADTRRLRTEILAQLTTQPHRHLGDRLGRAVLALDSDSPESVDDVVAAAQQALRLGDLTLSERLAGAALQRSERFDARLALSYALAWQGRGREADSVLAEVDAAALSEDEVMAWALPRAANQFWMLSEPERATAFLQNTRKRISTTAARLTLDALSATFAMNAGNVARALEIAGEVLADPEAEDMAVAWAASASALCSARMGRFDQVDALVQRALDAEHPGLLRFTVGLAQTTTLLMTGQPDAALEAAGAFTDFAELAQPGRAIGEVLLAQVLIAQKDPSAAAQVLGPAAATLERTGYSWGPLSLMYLTTALAQQGEIAESAKALSRADARHGTKSALFAPELGVARAWRLATVGEGTHAAIDAAREAARGAERSGQLGVAVWAWNEAARLGDPQAAAAIAKLGETVDCAFTR
- the dapE gene encoding succinyl-diaminopimelate desuccinylase, with the protein product MDPSLDLRADPIALTAALVDIPSVSRDEARIADAVESALREQTSGYEVIRSGNAVLARTTFGRPSRVVLAGHLDTVPIADNVPSRFDSDHLFGCGTSDMKSGDAVFLHLAATIAEPSHDITLIMYDCEEIEASANGLGRIERELPDWLQADVAILGEPSGGYIEAGCQGTLRVVISADGVRAHSARSWLGDNAIHKLGAVLDRLSAYDARIVDIDGCIYREGLSAVKISGGVAGNVIPDTAEATVNFRFAPDRSPEQALAHVREVFDGLDVRLEQTDVAAGALPGLSHPAAAALVQAADGMVRAKYGWTDVARFAALGIPAVNYGPGDPNLAHKRDERVALAQITAVTETLRRYLTG